From the Actinomadura luzonensis genome, the window GTGCCCTGCTCGACGTGGCCGCCGTCGCGGTGGTCGGCCTGAGCCTGCTGCCCAAGCTCCTCGGCTTCGACGCTCCCGACCGCACCGAGCCGGTCCTGCTGCGGGTGCGTCCGCTGGTCGTGATCGCGGCGTGGGCGTGGGCGATCTGCGCCCTGCTGACCATCGTGTTCCAGACGGCGGAGCTGAACCCGGGCGTCGTCCCCACGTTCGGCATGATCGCCGACTATGTCGGGAGCGTCGGCACAGGCCAGGGCCTGCTGTTCAGCGCCGCCTGCGCGCTGGCCGCCGCCGGGATCGGGCTGATGGCGGTCAGGTTCGGTGAGAAGGTGCCCGCCGAGCTGCGGGTGATCGTGGCGCTGTTCGGCCTGCTGCCCATCCCGGTGACCGGTCACGCCGTCAACTCGGTCTGGCACGACCCGATCATGATCTCGATGGAGATCCACGTCATGGGCGCGGCGGCGTGGACCGGCGGCCTCGTGGCGACGGCCGCGTTCCTGGCCCCGCACCGGGACCTGCTGGCCGTGGCGTTGCCGAAGTTCTCCCGGCTGGCCACGCTGTGCCTGCTGCTGGTCGGCCTGTCAGGGCTGGTGACCGGGCTGGGCACGATGGCGCTGACCCCGGGCGTGACGCTGCCGGACGCGATCGTGACCAGCCACTACGGGCTGCTGGTCGTGACCAAGACGGCGCTGATCGCCGCGCTGGTGCCGCTGGCCGCGCACATCCGTTTCCGCCTGCTGCCCGCCATCCGCCAGGGCCGGCCGACCGCGCTGGTGGGGTGGGCGACGGCCGAGGTGGCGCTCATGGGCCTGGCGTACGGCGTGGCCGTCGCCCTCACCCGCGCCTCGATCGCCTGACCGACGCCCTCCGCCCTCCCCAAGCCCCCTCCCACCCGGCCCCAGCACGACCCGCCTCACCCACATCCAGTACGACCCGCCTCACCCACATCCAGCACGACCCGGACCGCCAGACCACCGCCGAAGCCAAGCCCCCAGCACAGCCGGCGGTCACGCCGACAGCTCAGGCGACGCCCATCACAGGCCGAGACGACAACAACCACAGGCCCGGCGACGACCACCGCCCCTCACGCGACAGCTACGGCCCGGCTCGTGGGGCGACGACCGCCTGCCCAAGCGGCGACCACCCACTCCGGCGGTGGCGACCGCCCGCTCACGCGACAGCCACCGCCCAACTCAGGGAGCGACTACCGCCGCTCACGCGACAGCCACCGCCCAGCTCAGGGAACGACCATCACCCGCTCAGGCGGTGACGACCGCCGGGGTCTCGACGACCTGTGGGCGTGGGCTGCGCCTGCTCGCGACCCATTCCGCCGCCCCCCAGACGACCATCAGCCCCACCCCGGCCCACACCGCCGACGCCATGACCAGCGGAGGCGCCCCCGCCAGCCCTTCCTGTCCCTTCACGGCCCCGTACACCGCGCCCATGAGCGTGCTCTGCGCCATCAGCGCCCCGTACGTGACGGCCGTGACCCCCACGGCCCCGACGACGGCCCGCGCCACCGGCAACCGCACCAGGAACGCCACGTCCACCAGCAGCCCGGCCACGACCAGGAAGAACGGCACCGCCGACGGCGGGAAGCCGGTGACGGTCAGCAGCGGCCAGATCAGCGTCCTGAAGCCCACGTACGCCCCGGCGACCAGGGTGGCGGCGCCGAACCGCCCGATCAGCAGCCGCGCCACCACCAGCACCGACACCCCGGCCACCACGGCGTACACCGGGTAGAGGAAGTCGGGCACCGGCAGCGTGAAGCCGAGCATCATCACCCGGTCGACCGGCCGCCCCATCTGGTCGGCGGCGAACTGCAGCAGGATCGGCTCGGCGTAGGTGACGTGGTTGTCCCAGGCGCCGAGCGACAGGATGCCGTACTCCTGGTGCTGCTCGGGGAAGTGCACGTTCTCCAGGAAGAAGGCGAGGAACGCGGCCAGCACGAACGTGCGCTCCCGCCCGGGCGGCGCGCCCATGAACCAGCCGCGCACCACCCCGGCGATCATGAAGAACGTTCCAACGTAGAGCATGATGTGCGACGGGCTCCACGAGGTGATGTCGAGCCCGTTGATGCGGTGGTTGATCAGGTCGAGCGGCACCGCGACGAGGAAGATGCCGGTGCCCCACTGGATGAGCCTGAGGGCGAGCCGGTCGACGCCGTAACCGGTGTAGCCGTGGACGATGGTCAGGGCGAGCGCGATCGCCGTGCCGGCCGAGTTCAGCAGGTGCGGCGGCGCGAGGTCGTCACGCAGCCACTTGAAGTGCCACGAGACGTCCCAGGCCGAGCCGAGCAGCTTGAGCGTGAACGCCACCAGCCATCCGAAGTAGAGCACCCTGAACAGGTCGTGCGGCGTCTCGCGCCCCGCCTGGCCTCTGGTCCAGTACGGCAAGGCCCACTCTGCGGCCTTTTTGATCGATGCTGGAGACTTCACGGGAGTGAATCTTACGGTCCTTCGCGACCCAGGTTCCCGATGTGCCGCCCCCTGTGGAAAACCCGGCGCCGGACGTGCCCGCCCCTGGGACAATTCATCACATGTCATATGAGATCCGGTCGGCCCACCCCGAGGACGCGGCCGTCATCGAGGAGGTCCGCCTCGCTACCTGGCGCGTCGCGTACCGGGACGTGATGCCCGCCGACCACCTCGCGTCCCTGGAGGTGCGGCCCGAGGTCGTGCGCAACCGCGCCGAGGTGCTGCGCAGCGGGCGCGTGTCCGGCCTGGTGGCGGAGGTGCGCGGCGAGGTGCGCGGTTTCGCCCTGTACGGCCCCTCGCGGGACGAGGACGTGCCCGGCATGGAGGTGTACGCCATTTATGTGCTGCCCGACGAGTTCTCCACCGGCATGGGGCGGGCCCTGATGACCGCCGCCGTCGAGGACCTGGCGGCGTCCGGGCACGGGGAGGCCGGGCTGTGGGTGCTGGCCGCCAACGCGCGGGCGCGCCGCTTCTACGAGCGCTTCGGCTTCACCCCGTCAGGACGCGCCAAGATGCTGCCCGACCCGCCCCTGGAGGAGGTGCACTACCGGCTGGCCCTCACCGCGCCGTGACGCGCGCCGGTCTCAGCCGTACCGGCAGGTGCTTGAGACCGTTCTGGAAGTTGGACGTGAGGCGGCGCGGCTCCCCGGCCGGCTCGACGTCCCAGCGGAGCAGCTCACTGAAGATCGCGCGGAACTGCGCCCTGGCCAGGTGCGCGCCGAGGCAGACGTGCGGGCCGAAGCCGAAGCTGACGTGGTCGTTGGGGGCGCGGGCGAGGTCGAAGCGGTCGGGGTCGGGGAAGACTGCCGGGTCGCGGTTGGCGGCGGCGTGGTAGACGACCACCTTCTCGCCCGCGCGGATGCGATGCCCGCCGAGGGTGAGGTCGCGGGTGGCGGTGCGGCGGAAGTGGATCACCGGCGGCCAGAAGCGCACCATCTCCTCGACGGCGGGACCGAGGAGGGACGGGTCCGCGCGCAGGCGGGCCAGTTCGTCCGGGTGCTCCAGGAGCGTGAGCAGGCCGCCGGGGACGCCGTTGCGCAGGGTCTCGTTGCCGGCCACGGCGAACAGGAAGAACATGTTCTCGAACTCGCCCTCCGTCAGCCCGCCGCGCCGCATGGCCGCCATGACGGACCCGCCGTCCGCGGGCGCCCCTGCGAGGGCGTGCGCGTAGCCGAACATGTCGGCCAGCGCGGCCCTGGACCTGGGGTTCACGCCCGGCCGCGGCTCGGGCCTGGACGCGACCGCCCGCCGCCCCATCGGCGTGAGCGAGGCGACGTCGGCCGTGGACAGCCCGGCGTGGTCGGCGTCCTGGTAGCCGATGACGCGCGACGCCCAGTCGTACAGCAACCGCCTGTCCTGTGCCGGAACCCCCATCACATGGGCCAGCGTCCACACGGGAAGCTCGGCGGCCACCTCCACGAAGTCGCACTCGCCCTCGGCGAACAGCGCCGCCGCGCGCTCGGCGATCGTCCGCTCCAGCGCCCGGACGGCGCGCGGGGTGAACGCCGCCGCCACGATCCGGCGCAGCCTGGTGTGCTCCGGCGGGTCCATGTTGAGCATCATGTCCTGGACGAAGGCCAGGTCGGACGGCGTGTCGGGGTCGCGGACCTGGGTGGCGCCGAGGTGGGAGGAGAAGTCCTCGGGGGTGCGGAGGACGTGTTTGACGTCGGCGTGGCGGAAGACGGCCCAGTAGCCCGGCCCCTCCCGCCAGGGGCCGATGGCGGGCTCGGGGATCCAGCGGACGGGAGTGTGGCGGCGAAGCCGCGCGAACAGCTCGTAGGGGACGGCCTTCTCGTACGTGTCCGGCAAGAAGACCCGAACCGCCTCCGCCTCCGCGACCACCCGCTCCCCCACGTCCGCCCCACCGTCCGTCTTCGCGCTCGCTCCTGTGCCGGCCTCCACGTGCCCCTCCCTTCGCAGGCGCTTCCCCCGGCCCCGATCCCAGGTACGAGCCTTCCCCGAACCCCGGACCCCCGCAAGACCGCAGACATCCCCCTCCAGATCAACCGACCGGCGCACGTTATCCACAGGCGAACCGCTCGCGGCTCCGCGACGTCGATCCGCCGTGCATGATGACCGCGTGACTTCAGCGAACGCGACACCAGAAACCTCCGGCCCGCAGCACCCCGGGCCCCCGCCAGCAGGCCAGGAGCCGGCGAGCCCCCAAGCCTTGGAGGCGGTCCTGCGCGACAACTTCGCCCCATGGATCCAGCGGCTCGGCCTACGCGTCGAGCAGGCGGGCGAACGCCGCACCACCGTCCGCCTGCCCTGGTCGGCCGATCTGGCGCGCGAGGGCGGTGGCCTGTCCGGGCAGGCGATGATGGCCGCCGCCGACACGGCCACGGCACTGGCGATCTGCGCCGCCCGCGGCGGGTTCGTCCCGATGACGACCGTGCAGCAGTCCACGACGTTCCAGCGCCCGGTCACCGGCCAGGACGTGCTGATCGACGTCCGCATCACCAAGCTGGGCCGCACGCTCGCCTTCGCCGACGTCACCCTCACCGCCGAGGGCTCCACGGAGCCGGCGGCCCGGGCCGCCACCGTCTACGCCCTCCTGGGCTGACCGCCGCCCCTGCTGTCGATCTTCCTGTTCCCGCAGCTCAACGGCACCGAGCAGAGCCGAGACGGCCCCGGCGGAAACGCCGTCTCAGAAATCTCTCAGGTGCGGAAAGTAGGCTCTCCGCATGAAGCGTGTGGCCGCGCTGGTTGCGGCACTCGCCCTGATCGGGGTGACGACGTGGCTGGTGTGGCCGTCGGCTCCGCAGGTGCGGGCCCAGGACCAGGCAATCAGTGTCGTCGACGGACCGGCCGATGATCAACGGGTGCAGCTCGACACCACGTTCTTCGCGCCCGCAGATGGCGGCAGGGCGCCGGTCGTGCTGCTCGCGCACGGTTTCGGCGGCAGCAAGCAGAGCGTCCGGCAGCAGGCGACGCAGCTCGCCCAGGACGGCTACGCGGTTCTGACGTGGTCGGCGCGCGGCTTCGGCCGGTCGACCGGCGAGATCGCGCTCAACTCGCCCGACTACGAGGTCAAGGACGTCAAGCAGCTCATCGACTGGGTGGCCAAGCGGCCCGAGGTGCGGCTCGACGCCGCCGGCGACCCGCGGGTCGGCATCGTGGGCGGCTCGTACGGCGGTGCCATCGCGCTGATGACGGCGGCCTTCGACCAGCGCGTCGACGCGATCGTCCCCCAGATCACCTGGTCCGACCTCGCCGACTCGCTCTTCCCGGACAGCGCCGCCCAGACGCCCGCCGCCGGCGGTGACACCGCGGGTCCCGGGCTCGGCGATCCGGCGAACGGCGTCTTCAAGCGCATGTGGTCCGGCATCTTCTTCGGCCGCGGCCTCTCCCTCGACGGCCTCACCCAGCAGGCCCAGGGCCAAAGCGGCCAGCCCCAGGGCGGCCAAGGCACCCAGAGCGGACAGGGCACCCAGAGCGGACAGGGCACCCAGAGCGGACAGGGCACCCAGAGCGGACAGGGCACCCAGAGCGGACAGGGCAGCCAGACCGCCCAAGGCGGCCAGGGCCGTGGGCAGAGCCGCCAGGGCCAGGTCGCGGCGCCGATGACGCCCGAGGAAGCGCGTTGCGGCCGGTTCCTGCCCGCCATCTGCGACGTCTACCAGCAGGTCGCCAAGGACGGGAAGGCCACCCCCGAGGCGATCGCCCTGCTGCGCGCCTCCAGCCCGATCACCGTGGCCGGCCGCATCAAGGCCCCGACGCTGCTGCTCCAGGGGCAGCGCGACTCGTTGTTCCCGCTGAGCCAGGCCGACGCCAACGCCAAGGCGATCGCCGCCAACGGCACCCCGGTCAGCATGGGCTGGTTCGACGGCGGGCACGACGGCGGCAACGGCGAGGCCGACTGGCTGTACGAGCAGACCTCCATGTGGCTGGCCCGCTACCTGAAGGGAGAGGGCTCCGCGCAGTCCACGCCGCCCGTCAGCGCCTTCACCGTCACCCGTGACGGCGGCCGTGACCCCGGCA encodes:
- a CDS encoding copper resistance D family protein, encoding MTVTARSLPQQPLPQQRIGARLLAGAFGVCAVAAAVTASSFTAQEAVPGIPMPGPVVAIGLPVVRALLDVAAVAVVGLSLLPKLLGFDAPDRTEPVLLRVRPLVVIAAWAWAICALLTIVFQTAELNPGVVPTFGMIADYVGSVGTGQGLLFSAACALAAAGIGLMAVRFGEKVPAELRVIVALFGLLPIPVTGHAVNSVWHDPIMISMEIHVMGAAAWTGGLVATAAFLAPHRDLLAVALPKFSRLATLCLLLVGLSGLVTGLGTMALTPGVTLPDAIVTSHYGLLVVTKTALIAALVPLAAHIRFRLLPAIRQGRPTALVGWATAEVALMGLAYGVAVALTRASIA
- a CDS encoding GNAT family N-acetyltransferase produces the protein MSYEIRSAHPEDAAVIEEVRLATWRVAYRDVMPADHLASLEVRPEVVRNRAEVLRSGRVSGLVAEVRGEVRGFALYGPSRDEDVPGMEVYAIYVLPDEFSTGMGRALMTAAVEDLAASGHGEAGLWVLAANARARRFYERFGFTPSGRAKMLPDPPLEEVHYRLALTAP
- a CDS encoding cytochrome P450: MEAGTGASAKTDGGADVGERVVAEAEAVRVFLPDTYEKAVPYELFARLRRHTPVRWIPEPAIGPWREGPGYWAVFRHADVKHVLRTPEDFSSHLGATQVRDPDTPSDLAFVQDMMLNMDPPEHTRLRRIVAAAFTPRAVRALERTIAERAAALFAEGECDFVEVAAELPVWTLAHVMGVPAQDRRLLYDWASRVIGYQDADHAGLSTADVASLTPMGRRAVASRPEPRPGVNPRSRAALADMFGYAHALAGAPADGGSVMAAMRRGGLTEGEFENMFFLFAVAGNETLRNGVPGGLLTLLEHPDELARLRADPSLLGPAVEEMVRFWPPVIHFRRTATRDLTLGGHRIRAGEKVVVYHAAANRDPAVFPDPDRFDLARAPNDHVSFGFGPHVCLGAHLARAQFRAIFSELLRWDVEPAGEPRRLTSNFQNGLKHLPVRLRPARVTAR
- a CDS encoding PaaI family thioesterase, which translates into the protein MEAVLRDNFAPWIQRLGLRVEQAGERRTTVRLPWSADLAREGGGLSGQAMMAAADTATALAICAARGGFVPMTTVQQSTTFQRPVTGQDVLIDVRITKLGRTLAFADVTLTAEGSTEPAARAATVYALLG